In Populus alba chromosome 1, ASM523922v2, whole genome shotgun sequence, a single window of DNA contains:
- the LOC118048978 gene encoding probable aquaporin NIP5-1, producing MPESEAGTPAVSAPNTPGTPGGPLFTGLRVDSLSYSDRKIMPKCKCLPVTAPTWGQPHTCFLDFPAPDVSLTRKLGAEFVGTFILIFAATAGPIVNQKYNNAETLIGNAACAGLAVMIIILSTGHISGAHLNPSLTIAFAALRHFPWVQVPAYIAAQVSASICASFALKGVFHPFMSGGVTVPSVSTGQAFALEFLITFNLLFVVTAVATDTRAVGELAGIAVGATVMLNILVAGPSSGGSMNPVRTLGPAVAAGTYKEIWIYLVAPTLGALVGAATYTAVKLREEEADPPRQVRSFRR from the exons ATGCCGGAGTCAGAAGCTGGAACGCCGGCGGTGTCGGCACCGAATACGCCGGGGACACCGGGAGGGCCACTTTTTACAGGGCTAAGAGTGGACTCGCTATCCTATTCAGATAGGAAAATAATGCCGAAATGCAAGTGCTTGCCGGTCACTGCTCCAACTTGGGGTCAACCCCACACTTGCTTCCTTGATTTTCCTGCTCCTGATGTTTCTCTTACTCGCAAG CTCGGAGCAGAATTTGTGGGAACCTTCATCCTGATATTTGCAGCAACAGCAGGACCAATAGTGAACCAGAAGTATAATAATGCAGAAACATTGATCGGAAATGCAGCTTGCGCAGGGCTAGCAGTGATGATCATAATCCTATCAACGGGGCACATTTCTGGAGCCCATTTGAACCCGTCGCTCACCATCGCCTTCGCAGCTCTCCGCCACTTCCCTTGGGTGCAAGTTCCTGCCTACATCGCAGCACAAGTCTCAGCCTCCATCTGTGCTTCTTTTGCTCTTAAAGGAGTCTTCCATCCCTTCATGTCTGGTGGCGTTACTGTTCCATCTGTGAGCACCGGCCAAGCTTTTGCTCTCGAGTTCCTCATCACTTTCAATCTCCTGTTTGTTGTCACCGCCGTCGCCACGGACACTCGTGCT GTGGGAGAGCTGGCAGGGATAGCAGTTGGAGCTACGGTTATGCTGAACATTCTTGTTGCAGG GCCATCAAGTGGTGGTTCAATGAATCCAGTGAGGACTTTGGGACCAGCAGTAGCAGCAGGAACCTACAAGGAAATTTGGATTTATCTCGTGGCACCTACACTAGGAGCCCTAGTTGGTGCTGCCACCTACACGGCTGTGAAGCTCCGGGAGGAAGAGGCTGATCCACCCCGTCAAGTCAGGAGCTTCCGACGTTAG